In Desulfuromonadaceae bacterium, a genomic segment contains:
- the leuS gene encoding leucine--tRNA ligase codes for MQERFNAAEIEEKWQRIWDENNTFKVSVDDDRRKFYLLEMFPYPSGRIHMGHVRNYSIGDVISRFKRLQGFNVLHPMGWDAFGMPAENAAIQHGTHPAKWTYENIANMRKQIRKLGFSYDWDREFATCDVDYYRWEQLVFLRMFEQGRAYKKTSAVNWCESCQTVLANEQVEDNCCWRCDNDVTQKELDQWFFKITDYAQELLDEIDNLTGWPESVLTMQRNWIGRSVGCEIDFPVIDSTLSIRVFTTRQDTLYGATFMSLAPEHPLALQLTTVKQRDAVTAFIEKVRNQDKINRTSDEGEKEGVFTGACCINPVTGRNMPIYLANFVLMDYGTGAVMAVPTHDQRDFEFATRYQLDKIIVIQPEGETLDPATMTAAWTGTGKMVHSKEFDGLDNETAKIRIADYLTAENIGERCINFRLRDWGVSRQRYWGTPIPIIYCPDCGAVPVPEADLPVVLPVDVAFSGAGGSPLAKCADFLNVPCPQCGRAARRETDTFDTFVESSWYFARFTCPDYAAGPLDSVAADYWLPVDQYIGGIEHAVMHLLYARFFTKILRDLGMLKLDEPFANLLTQGMVCMETLSCPEHGWLYPEEVAGGKCLQCGCPAVSGRTEKMSKSKKNVVDPDHLIAQYGADTARLFSLFAAPPEKDLEWNEQGVEGCFRFLNRVWRVVYDNRHLLGGSELCPETEGEARKLRFDTHRTINKVTNDIDGRFHFNTAIAAIMELVNAVYAFSPKQDYPGALREALETTVRLLNPFVPHFAAELWQKLGHERSLDEYGWPVCDPAALVEDNCVIVVQVNGKVRSKITVSVSASEAEIKATAQADENVARHLENMTIRKVIVVPGRLVNIVVS; via the coding sequence ATGCAGGAACGATTCAACGCAGCCGAAATCGAGGAAAAGTGGCAACGAATCTGGGACGAGAATAATACCTTCAAAGTGTCGGTCGATGACGATCGGCGCAAGTTTTATCTGCTCGAAATGTTCCCCTATCCTTCGGGAAGGATTCATATGGGGCATGTGCGCAACTATTCGATCGGCGATGTTATCTCCCGTTTCAAGCGTTTGCAGGGTTTCAACGTTCTGCATCCGATGGGGTGGGACGCCTTCGGCATGCCGGCAGAAAACGCCGCAATTCAGCATGGTACACACCCTGCCAAATGGACGTATGAAAATATCGCCAACATGCGCAAGCAGATCCGCAAGCTGGGGTTCTCGTACGATTGGGATCGCGAATTCGCAACCTGCGATGTTGACTACTATCGTTGGGAACAACTGGTGTTTTTGCGCATGTTCGAGCAGGGCAGGGCTTACAAAAAAACCTCGGCGGTGAACTGGTGTGAGAGTTGTCAGACGGTTCTGGCCAATGAGCAGGTCGAAGACAATTGCTGTTGGCGTTGCGATAATGATGTAACACAAAAAGAACTCGACCAGTGGTTTTTCAAAATCACCGACTACGCTCAGGAATTACTTGATGAAATTGACAATCTGACGGGATGGCCTGAATCGGTATTGACGATGCAGCGGAACTGGATCGGTCGGAGTGTGGGGTGTGAAATTGATTTTCCGGTGATCGATTCCACTCTGTCGATTCGCGTTTTTACGACCCGTCAAGATACCCTCTACGGGGCCACTTTCATGAGCCTTGCTCCAGAACATCCGCTGGCACTGCAACTGACCACGGTTAAGCAGCGCGATGCGGTGACGGCTTTTATCGAAAAAGTGCGTAACCAGGATAAAATCAATCGCACCAGCGACGAAGGGGAGAAAGAAGGGGTTTTTACCGGAGCCTGCTGTATTAATCCGGTAACCGGACGCAACATGCCGATTTATCTGGCCAATTTTGTTTTGATGGATTACGGGACCGGTGCAGTGATGGCGGTCCCGACTCACGACCAGCGCGATTTTGAATTTGCGACCAGATACCAGCTCGACAAGATTATTGTCATTCAGCCCGAAGGGGAAACACTTGATCCGGCGACGATGACTGCGGCCTGGACCGGTACCGGCAAGATGGTTCATTCGAAAGAATTTGATGGTCTTGATAATGAGACAGCCAAGATCAGGATTGCTGATTATCTGACCGCTGAAAATATCGGCGAACGTTGCATTAATTTTCGTTTGCGCGACTGGGGGGTTTCACGTCAACGCTACTGGGGAACGCCGATACCGATCATCTATTGCCCTGATTGCGGTGCGGTGCCGGTTCCCGAGGCTGATCTGCCGGTGGTCTTGCCGGTCGATGTCGCTTTCAGCGGCGCAGGGGGCAGTCCGCTGGCAAAATGTGCAGATTTTCTCAATGTCCCCTGTCCTCAATGCGGCCGCGCCGCCCGACGCGAAACCGACACCTTTGATACCTTTGTCGAAAGCTCCTGGTATTTTGCTCGCTTTACCTGCCCTGATTATGCTGCCGGCCCGCTTGACAGTGTGGCGGCAGATTACTGGTTGCCGGTTGATCAGTACATCGGCGGGATCGAACACGCCGTCATGCATCTGCTCTATGCGCGGTTTTTTACCAAGATTCTGCGCGATCTCGGTATGCTCAAGCTGGATGAGCCGTTTGCCAATCTGTTGACTCAGGGGATGGTTTGCATGGAAACCTTGTCCTGTCCAGAGCATGGTTGGCTTTATCCCGAGGAAGTTGCTGGCGGAAAATGTCTGCAATGCGGGTGCCCTGCGGTTTCCGGGCGCACAGAAAAGATGAGTAAATCGAAGAAGAACGTTGTTGATCCAGATCATCTGATTGCTCAATACGGTGCCGACACCGCGCGTCTTTTTTCATTGTTTGCTGCTCCGCCTGAAAAAGATCTGGAGTGGAACGAACAAGGTGTCGAGGGGTGCTTTCGCTTCCTCAATCGTGTCTGGCGCGTGGTCTATGACAATCGTCACCTGCTCGGCGGTTCTGAACTGTGCCCCGAAACAGAAGGGGAAGCGCGTAAGCTGCGCTTTGATACGCATCGGACGATTAATAAGGTGACCAATGACATCGATGGACGCTTTCACTTCAATACCGCAATCGCGGCGATTATGGAACTTGTCAATGCCGTTTATGCGTTCAGCCCGAAACAGGACTATCCCGGTGCTTTGCGGGAAGCGCTCGAAACAACAGTGCGCCTGCTGAACCCGTTTGTCCCTCATTTTGCTGCTGAATTGTGGCAGAAACTCGGTCATGAGCGCAGTCTTGATGAATACGGGTGGCCGGTTTGTGATCCCGCCGCACTGGTTGAGGATAATTGTGTCATCGTTGTTCAGGTCAATGGTAAGGTGCGCAGTAAAATTACCGTTTCAGTCTCAGCCAGCGAAGCTGAAATCAAGGCGACAGCCCAGGCAGATGAAAATGTTGCCCGCCATCTGGAGAATATGACGATTCGAAAAGTTATCGTTGTGCCTGGCCGTCTGGTCAATATTGTTGTGTCCTGA
- the holA gene encoding DNA polymerase III subunit delta gives MQPGELNKAISAGKIPNLLCLYGEEDYFIARALEQIERVVISPEMREFNYQQIYGKELEGSQVCDYARTFPVFAPQRLIVIRRIDEASTLELERFRSYITDAVPETVLIVTAEKIDARRKFYQEFKKYGQLVEFKRLSENRLPDFVRERSREFGFKLTEEAMARFCRRVGTNLYEVTAELEKLAAFLGGRDLADGADIDAVISNTRTESIFALTDAVGARNKQVAINLLHRILADGTVPLAALAMLVRHFRQLWKIHELLVQGVSRNEIPRTIGINPYFLDNLLTQARRFEREEFCALFNDFVATDLALKSSGSRPEVVLERLLLKIVSKR, from the coding sequence ATGCAACCAGGGGAACTGAACAAGGCCATCAGTGCCGGTAAAATCCCGAATCTGCTCTGTCTCTACGGCGAAGAAGACTACTTCATTGCCCGTGCTCTGGAGCAGATTGAACGCGTCGTCATCAGCCCTGAGATGCGTGAATTTAATTATCAGCAGATTTACGGAAAAGAACTTGAGGGTTCACAGGTATGTGATTATGCCCGAACCTTCCCGGTTTTTGCGCCGCAGCGCCTGATTGTCATCCGCCGGATTGATGAGGCTTCAACGCTGGAACTGGAACGTTTTCGGTCGTACATTACTGATGCAGTTCCAGAGACGGTCCTGATCGTTACTGCGGAAAAGATTGATGCCCGACGCAAGTTTTATCAGGAATTTAAAAAGTATGGTCAGCTCGTTGAGTTCAAGCGGCTCTCTGAAAATCGTCTGCCCGATTTTGTCCGCGAACGCAGCCGGGAATTCGGTTTTAAGCTGACCGAGGAGGCGATGGCCCGGTTCTGCCGCCGGGTGGGGACAAACCTTTATGAAGTTACCGCCGAGCTGGAAAAACTGGCGGCATTTCTGGGGGGAAGGGATCTCGCTGATGGCGCCGATATCGACGCGGTCATTTCTAATACGCGCACCGAAAGTATTTTTGCTCTGACTGATGCGGTTGGTGCGCGCAATAAGCAGGTGGCGATTAACCTGTTACACCGGATTCTTGCTGATGGCACCGTGCCACTGGCGGCGCTGGCGATGCTGGTAAGACATTTTCGACAATTGTGGAAGATCCATGAGCTTCTGGTGCAAGGTGTCTCGCGTAACGAAATACCTCGTACAATCGGCATCAATCCCTATTTTCTGGATAATCTTCTGACCCAGGCGCGACGTTTTGAGCGCGAAGAATTTTGTGCGTTGTTCAATGATTTTGTTGCAACTGATCTCGCATTGAAGTCGAGTGGGTCGCGGCCGGAGGTTGTGCTTGAACGGCTGCTCCTGAAGATTGTCAGCAAACGATAA
- the rpsT gene encoding 30S ribosomal protein S20 has product MANHKSAAKRNLQNKTRAARNTHIRSTMRTLVKQVREAVAAGDSEVAQAALSRTIPYIDKAATKGVIHKATASRKSSRLTKLVNGLQAKAQ; this is encoded by the coding sequence TTGGCCAACCATAAATCCGCAGCAAAGCGCAATTTGCAGAACAAAACACGTGCCGCACGCAACACACACATCCGCTCAACCATGCGTACGCTGGTCAAGCAAGTTCGTGAGGCGGTTGCCGCTGGTGATAGCGAAGTAGCACAAGCCGCTTTGAGCCGCACCATTCCTTACATCGACAAAGCAGCGACCAAGGGAGTCATTCACAAGGCGACCGCCAGCCGCAAATCCTCGCGATTGACCAAACTGGTTAATGGCTTGCAGGCAAAAGCACAATAA
- the murJ gene encoding murein biosynthesis integral membrane protein MurJ → MGEHKKIARATGIMGAATGLSRFAGLVRDMVVAAIFGAGHATDAFFLAFTIPNLLRRFFAEGSLTAAFVPTYAEIHHQQGEQESARIANICWTLLLLVMFVVVIVGIFASPWVVKAIGYGFIEVEGKLALTNRLNQVMFPYIFFVSLLALITGILNVREHFFWPSFSPLLLNVSMIGSALLLSPFFAQPIMSLAIGVLLGGILQLALQFPVLSAHKIQLRLDFNFRDPAVLRIARLMMPGIAGVAIYQLNVIVTRLLASFLAEGSVSYLYYAQRLFEFPQGIFVVSLAQAVLPTISRQVASGEEAGFKETLRFSVALIMVVIVPAIIGLIVCSEAIFSLFFMRGAFDYHAVHQTALALAVFAPGLLFVAVSRVVVPTFYAFKDTRTPVLISFWTLLVNVALGLLLMIPFGHLGLALALTLSAAFNCLILLVALRRKIGPLGWGVTLGPMWRILPSVIVMALASHLVLTYGVWDGTGSPLTNGVLLFVAVIGGGTIYALGCWWLRVPGAAGAARLVREKLVRKR, encoded by the coding sequence ATGGGTGAACACAAGAAAATCGCACGGGCGACAGGAATCATGGGGGCGGCAACCGGACTGAGTCGATTTGCCGGTCTGGTGCGTGATATGGTCGTTGCTGCGATCTTCGGAGCCGGACACGCCACCGACGCGTTTTTCCTTGCTTTTACGATTCCGAATCTGCTGCGGCGTTTTTTTGCGGAAGGATCGTTGACGGCGGCGTTTGTACCAACCTATGCCGAAATCCACCATCAGCAGGGGGAGCAAGAAAGTGCACGGATTGCGAATATCTGCTGGACGCTGCTGCTGCTGGTCATGTTTGTCGTTGTTATTGTCGGGATTTTCGCCTCACCGTGGGTGGTCAAAGCGATCGGTTACGGTTTTATCGAGGTTGAGGGGAAACTCGCCCTGACCAACCGTCTGAACCAGGTCATGTTCCCTTATATATTTTTTGTCAGTCTGCTGGCGCTGATTACCGGCATTCTTAACGTCCGCGAGCATTTTTTCTGGCCTTCGTTTTCACCGCTGTTGCTGAATGTGTCGATGATCGGCAGTGCGCTGCTGCTCAGCCCGTTCTTTGCGCAACCGATCATGTCACTGGCGATCGGTGTGCTGCTTGGCGGCATCCTGCAGCTGGCGCTGCAATTCCCGGTTTTGAGTGCTCACAAGATACAGCTGCGCCTCGATTTCAATTTTCGCGACCCGGCAGTGCTCAGAATTGCGCGCCTGATGATGCCGGGCATTGCCGGGGTGGCGATCTATCAACTGAATGTGATCGTCACCAGGTTGCTGGCATCATTTCTCGCTGAAGGGAGCGTTTCCTATTTATACTATGCCCAGCGATTGTTCGAATTCCCGCAGGGAATCTTTGTTGTTTCGCTGGCTCAGGCCGTATTGCCGACAATCAGCCGCCAGGTGGCCAGTGGTGAAGAGGCTGGCTTCAAGGAGACCTTGCGCTTTTCAGTGGCGCTGATTATGGTGGTGATTGTTCCGGCGATCATCGGCCTGATCGTCTGTTCCGAGGCTATTTTCAGTCTTTTTTTCATGCGCGGAGCGTTTGATTACCATGCTGTGCACCAGACCGCGCTGGCGTTGGCCGTATTCGCTCCCGGTTTGCTCTTCGTCGCTGTCAGTCGCGTTGTGGTGCCAACCTTTTATGCCTTTAAAGATACCCGGACACCGGTACTCATTTCATTCTGGACACTGCTGGTCAACGTCGCTCTTGGCCTGCTCTTGATGATTCCTTTCGGCCACCTCGGGCTGGCTCTGGCACTGACCCTTTCTGCTGCATTTAATTGCCTGATTTTACTCGTTGCCTTGCGGCGCAAGATCGGTCCTCTTGGCTGGGGGGTGACATTAGGCCCGATGTGGCGTATTCTGCCGTCGGTCATTGTGATGGCGTTAGCAAGTCACCTGGTGCTCACTTACGGGGTCTGGGATGGCACCGGCAGTCCCCTGACGAATGGGGTGCTGCTGTTTGTCGCGGTCATCGGCGGCGGAACGATCTATGCTCTGGGCTGCTGGTGGCTGCGCGTGCCGGGGGCCGCCGGTGCGGCCCGCCTGGTGCGGGAAAAACTGGTGCGGAAGAGATGA
- a CDS encoding methylated-DNA--[protein]-cysteine S-methyltransferase, translated as MTKPVYACYPSPCGMIALCAGENGLQRVLIDVATDHVAARFGGAGRPAEPLSHPLIAEVVAALNRYFQGQLRTFDLPLELHGLSPFSTTILHALQQVPFGTTCTYGSLAGAAGHRGAARAVGRVMAINPLPLVIPCHRVISVSGPGGYAGGRGVQTKQLLLDFERSILGRDDG; from the coding sequence ATGACCAAACCGGTCTACGCCTGTTATCCGTCGCCGTGCGGAATGATTGCACTTTGCGCCGGTGAAAATGGCCTGCAACGGGTGTTGATCGATGTTGCAACAGATCATGTCGCAGCGCGCTTCGGGGGTGCCGGACGGCCTGCTGAACCACTCAGTCACCCGCTGATTGCCGAGGTTGTCGCGGCGTTGAATCGCTATTTTCAGGGACAGTTGCGAACCTTTGATCTGCCCCTTGAGCTGCACGGGCTGTCGCCGTTCAGCACCACAATTCTGCATGCCTTGCAACAGGTTCCGTTCGGCACAACGTGTACTTACGGCTCATTGGCCGGCGCTGCTGGACATCGCGGCGCGGCGCGGGCCGTCGGGCGGGTCATGGCAATCAATCCACTGCCGCTGGTGATCCCCTGCCATCGGGTGATCTCGGTTAGCGGCCCTGGTGGCTATGCGGGAGGGCGCGGTGTGCAAACCAAACAGTTGCTGCTTGATTTTGAACGGTCGATCCTTGGCCGTGACGATGGTTAG
- a CDS encoding AAA family ATPase: MYTEFFGFTEKPFTITPNPRFMYLSHGHKEALAHLLYGIQNHVGFVEITGEVGAGKTTILRTLFEQLEQDSYRLAFIFNPKLSTLELLRNINREFAIDCTSVHHDALLTALNDFLVAENVAGRTVVLVIDEAQNLSPEVLEQIRLLSNLETTTDKLIQIVLVGQPELSEMLERNELRQLSQRITVRYFLGTISLDETCRYIQHRLDVAGGRELAHFQPAALRTVYRLSRGLPRMINVLCDRALLIAYGEGRRDIRAADIRLAQSELRRAQAPLLPGRGRTLIAVVLVVVLAALGGRAVLSLPAPGEKPPTVASKSQQNDIDTLRNAFAGQDATRNATAALKGLLSRWKITSEVSPGADPLASLATTASANGLNLLPLNGGIALLEKLNSPALVRLLLPGMTEPRYLTIVKQEGEYFTMIPAVAKRSVVSRDELAALWSGQAWLLWKNWRAIPTLVTPDLNDTGVTRLQEQLSRSEDLSAPISGVYDRATIKAVTDLQARTGLVQDGRVGPQTLVRLYQESGDFAVPMLREVSKQL, translated from the coding sequence ATGTATACAGAATTCTTCGGATTCACTGAAAAGCCCTTCACCATCACGCCGAACCCCCGCTTTATGTATCTGAGTCATGGTCATAAGGAGGCGCTGGCGCATCTTCTCTACGGGATTCAGAACCATGTCGGGTTTGTTGAGATTACCGGCGAAGTCGGGGCCGGGAAGACGACGATTTTGCGTACCCTCTTCGAACAGCTGGAACAGGATTCCTACCGGTTGGCGTTTATTTTCAATCCCAAACTTTCCACGCTTGAATTGTTGCGTAATATCAACCGTGAATTCGCCATCGACTGCACCTCGGTTCATCATGATGCGTTACTGACTGCGCTCAACGATTTTTTAGTGGCTGAAAATGTTGCCGGACGCACTGTTGTGCTGGTGATTGACGAAGCGCAAAACCTCTCTCCCGAGGTGCTGGAACAGATCCGCCTCCTGTCGAATCTGGAAACAACAACCGACAAGCTGATTCAGATTGTTCTCGTCGGCCAGCCAGAACTCAGCGAGATGCTTGAGCGTAATGAGTTGCGACAGCTCAGCCAGCGGATTACGGTGCGCTATTTTCTCGGCACGATCAGCCTGGACGAAACCTGCCGCTATATTCAACATCGCCTCGACGTTGCCGGTGGCCGCGAATTGGCTCACTTTCAGCCTGCGGCGCTACGCACGGTCTATCGTCTGAGCCGTGGTCTGCCGCGCATGATCAACGTTCTGTGTGATCGTGCCTTGCTGATCGCCTATGGTGAAGGACGTCGCGACATTCGTGCGGCTGATATCCGTCTGGCCCAGTCGGAGCTGCGTCGCGCGCAGGCCCCGTTGTTGCCGGGACGCGGTCGGACGCTCATTGCCGTTGTTCTGGTTGTCGTCCTGGCTGCCTTGGGCGGGCGCGCCGTGCTGTCACTGCCAGCGCCTGGGGAAAAGCCCCCCACCGTCGCCAGCAAGTCACAACAGAACGACATTGATACACTGCGCAACGCCTTTGCCGGGCAGGATGCAACCCGCAACGCGACTGCGGCGCTGAAGGGATTACTGTCCCGCTGGAAGATCACGAGTGAAGTTTCTCCGGGGGCAGATCCGCTAGCGAGTCTCGCGACGACCGCTTCCGCCAACGGGCTCAATCTGTTGCCGCTTAACGGAGGGATTGCGTTACTTGAAAAACTCAATTCTCCGGCGCTGGTGCGGCTGCTTCTGCCGGGGATGACCGAACCGCGTTATCTGACGATAGTCAAGCAGGAGGGGGAGTATTTTACGATGATTCCTGCGGTGGCAAAGCGCTCCGTGGTGAGTCGGGATGAACTCGCAGCACTCTGGTCCGGGCAGGCGTGGCTGCTCTGGAAAAACTGGCGCGCCATTCCGACGCTTGTCACCCCTGACCTGAACGATACCGGCGTTACCCGACTGCAGGAACAATTGTCCCGCAGCGAAGATCTGTCTGCACCCATAAGCGGTGTCTATGATCGGGCAACAATTAAAGCGGTGACCGATCTTCAAGCACGCACTGGCCTGGTGCAGGATGGCCGCGTTGGACCGCAAACCCTGGTGAGGCTCTATCAGGAGAGCGGTGATTTTGCGGTGCCGATGTTGCGTGAAGTGAGCAAACAATTATGA
- a CDS encoding general secretion pathway protein GspB has translation MSSILKALKKIEQERAGQRDGVVNITFDVIKGGDQPRRHEPPLVLVLLVVIVLLVGATFFWWRSDKEADSLKMTASPEVLREVVLTVDRPQAASSPPAKQGTPTASTVVTAPAPVIPGEPLITTAKDVATDVSGAPVAPVSARFQLSAIVYDAVPENRLAVINDLPVMEGTMIADALVVEITADLVVVEIAGEFVEIRLAN, from the coding sequence ATGAGTTCAATCCTCAAGGCACTCAAAAAGATTGAGCAGGAGCGGGCAGGGCAGCGTGACGGGGTCGTGAATATCACCTTTGATGTGATCAAGGGCGGCGATCAGCCGCGTCGACATGAGCCGCCGTTGGTTCTTGTCTTGCTTGTCGTTATCGTGCTGCTGGTTGGAGCCACCTTTTTCTGGTGGCGATCCGATAAAGAGGCTGACTCACTCAAAATGACCGCGTCGCCTGAAGTGCTCCGTGAAGTTGTGCTGACAGTTGATCGCCCTCAGGCGGCAAGTTCCCCCCCGGCAAAACAAGGCACGCCGACAGCGAGCACGGTGGTCACCGCGCCCGCACCGGTTATCCCCGGTGAGCCCCTGATCACCACCGCGAAAGATGTTGCGACAGACGTTTCAGGCGCACCTGTTGCGCCGGTGTCAGCACGTTTCCAGCTCAGTGCGATAGTTTATGACGCTGTTCCTGAAAATCGGCTGGCGGTGATCAACGATCTGCCCGTCATGGAGGGGACGATGATTGCCGACGCGCTGGTGGTCGAAATTACCGCCGACCTGGTGGTGGTTGAGATTGCCGGGGAGTTTGTGGAGATTCGTTTGGCCAATTGA